The following DNA comes from Noviherbaspirillum sp. L7-7A.
CACGTCGACGCCCTGGCCGATCATGGTCATGGCGGCGTCGCGCTCCTTGGCAGGGTCGAACCAGGAGGAAATCCAGACCGCGCGGGTGGTGACGTTCGGATTGACCGACTGCGCGCCCAGGGTGAAGGCATTGATGTTGCGGATGACTTCCGGAATCGGGAAGGAAGCCACCACGCCCAGCTTGTTGGACTTGGTGGTCTTGCCGGCGATGACGCCCGCCAGGTAGGCGCCTTCATAGGTCTTGGTTTCATAGACGGCCATGTTGGGCGCGGTCTTGTAGCCGGTGGCGTGCTCGAACTTCACATCCGGGAAATCCTTGGCCACTTTCAGCATCGGCTCCATGTAGCCGAAGGTGGTGCCGAAGATCAGCTTGTTGCCCTGGCTGGCCAGGTCACGGAAGACGCGCTCGGCGTCCGAGCTTTCCGGCACTTTCTCGACGAAGGTGGTCTGGATCTTGTCGCCAAACGCAGCCTCGACCGCCTTGCGGCCCTGGTCATGGGCGAAGGTCCAGCCGCCGTCGCCCACCGGGCCGACGTACACGAAAGCCACTTTCAGCGGACCGCTGGCAGGCGCAGCGGCCGGCGCAGGCGCGGCGGCGGGCGCGGCCGCCGTCTTGGTTTCGGTCTTTTCGCCGCAGGCGGCCAGCATCATCGACGATGCAACCACCAGCAGGCCGGCTTTGAGCGTGCTGCGTTTTTTCAGGTCAAACATAAAAAATTCCCCAAGGTGAAGAGCGAGAGTCAAACAAAAAAACCAGAATATTTCCGGTAGCAAATTTTACGCCAGATCGTGTCAAAACACTCACGCCGCGTTCGGATTGAAGTTCTTGCCCAGCGATGCCGGGATATTCAGGCGTATCCAGTCAGGATTGCGCGAGATCAGGGCCAGCACCACGATGGTGGCGACATAGGGCAGCA
Coding sequences within:
- a CDS encoding BMP family ABC transporter substrate-binding protein; the encoded protein is MFDLKKRSTLKAGLLVVASSMMLAACGEKTETKTAAAPAAAPAPAAAPASGPLKVAFVYVGPVGDGGWTFAHDQGRKAVEAAFGDKIQTTFVEKVPESSDAERVFRDLASQGNKLIFGTTFGYMEPMLKVAKDFPDVKFEHATGYKTAPNMAVYETKTYEGAYLAGVIAGKTTKSNKLGVVASFPIPEVIRNINAFTLGAQSVNPNVTTRAVWISSWFDPAKERDAAMTMIGQGVDVLIQNTDSPATLQAAEEKGVNAFGWDSDMSSYGPKAHLGSAIIDWAPYYKQAVQSALDGNWKNGETWWGVKEKSINLVNVNSSVSEEAKAAMEAKKAQLAEGKAIVFAGPLVDQSGKEMVPAGKEADVGMLKGMNFYVKGVEGSIPK